The genomic stretch AGAGTGGAGCGCAGTGGACCGTGCTGACGGCGCGCGAGTACCTGAGCTTCCAGACCCAAGACCCGTGGGCGGATTACTGGTCAACGAGGCAGGCGTTGGCATCAGCTATGAAGCGTCTACAATGATTCGACTGGTGGCCAGCGTAGGAATGCGCGACGTTCCGAATGCCAGCTGGAAACCCGAAGCCCCGATGGGGGCACATGCATTGATTGGCCGGCTAGCTGAAACCGGCCTTCCGCGAGGAGAAGTCCATGCCCGCTCGTTCCATCGCCTCGTTATCCCTGTCCTTTGGACTCGTTTCCATCCCAGTCAAGCTTTATCCTGCGACGGAAAGTGCCTCCGATGTCAAATTCAACCTGCTTGCTCCCGATGGCTCCCGCCTGAAACAGCAGTACATCTCGGAGTCGACAGGCGCGGTTGTCGAGCGCTCTTCGATGAAGAAGGGCTACGAGTTTGAGAAGGACAAATACGTCGTATTCACCGGTGACGAACTCAAGGCGCTCGAAGAAGCCGCTACTCATGTAGTCGAGATACTGGCTTTCATACCAGAGAAAGCGGTTGACCCGGTCTACTACGAGAAGGCGTACTACATTGCACCTGACAAACGAGGCGGAAAGCCGTACAGCCTGCTCCAGCAGGCGCTGGCCGAGAGCGGTCGATGCGCACTAGCCAAGTGGGCTTTCAAGGGCAAGACACGAATCGTTCAGGTGCGGCCGAACGAAGACGGGCTGGTTTTTCAACAGTTGCTCTTTGCGGACGAGGTGCGGTCACTGAAGGACTTGAACGTCGAACATGTTCAAGTGTCGGCTGCTGAACTCAAGCTGGCGTTGCAAATCATCGCGCAGGGTGCTGAGGATAGCTACGACCCTTCCGCCTACGAGGACGAAGAGAAAAAGCGCATCCTTGCGGCCATCGACAGAAAGATTGAAGGCAAGGAAGTCGTCTCGGCCGAGTCGGAAGAGGTGGCGTCAAGCGGCGAGGTTATTGACCTCATGGAGGCCTTGCGTGCCAGTCTTAAGGGGGGCGCAAAGGCGAAAGCCACGGCCGCGCCCAAGCGCGAGAGCGCAGAGCCCGTCGCGGAAAGTGCCGCAGTGCCGAAAGTTCGGAAGCCTGCGGCTCGTGCTCCCAAGGCGTCCACCGAGACCACGGCAAAGGTCCGAGCTCGCAAGTGACGCGACAAAGCACCGCGCACGAAATTACGCTAACCAAGCTGCAGGCAATGCTGGGCGTGTCCCGGCGCGTTGTCTCCGGTCTGGTTGCGGCGGGGTTCGTGACACCGTCGCGCGGGCCGCGCAACGAACTCCGATTCACCTTCCAGCATGTCGTTCTGCTGCGAACCGCATTGCAGTTACGCTCCGCGAAAATACCTCCGCGCAAGATTGTCCAAGCCCTCTCGCGACTGCGGGATGAGCTGCCGGACGAATTGCCACTCTCAGGTATTCGCGTCTCAGCGGTCGGAAACGAGGTCGTCGTGAAAACCGGGCCATCGCAGTGGGACGCTGCCACGGGGCAGCTCCTGCTTGACTTTGAGGTTGCGGAAATAAAGGGAAATGTCGTTGT from Paraburkholderia sp. IMGN_8 encodes the following:
- a CDS encoding Ku protein, producing MPARSIASLSLSFGLVSIPVKLYPATESASDVKFNLLAPDGSRLKQQYISESTGAVVERSSMKKGYEFEKDKYVVFTGDELKALEEAATHVVEILAFIPEKAVDPVYYEKAYYIAPDKRGGKPYSLLQQALAESGRCALAKWAFKGKTRIVQVRPNEDGLVFQQLLFADEVRSLKDLNVEHVQVSAAELKLALQIIAQGAEDSYDPSAYEDEEKKRILAAIDRKIEGKEVVSAESEEVASSGEVIDLMEALRASLKGGAKAKATAAPKRESAEPVAESAAVPKVRKPAARAPKASTETTAKVRARK